A genomic stretch from Pomacea canaliculata isolate SZHN2017 linkage group LG2, ASM307304v1, whole genome shotgun sequence includes:
- the LOC112556286 gene encoding uncharacterized protein LOC112556286 isoform X2: MGDDAVNSTAVQFNRDAILKELNDKGYCVIPDVLTSDECDVYIGKYRDWLATFGEDEAPFQRHSIIQSYRVGHLEPTWEVRLKAKSVFQTIWQTDKLLSSVDAVAIAEPPEKESQAFDTPNTNWFHLDQSAIRVGLHGYQGAVYLEETSETDYCFRVLVGSHKQYDSFYDRDEAVARKSIKLDYYKLNNNDVAWYQQHDCYPSKVPVPKGGMVVWDSRLVHDNCRPEEGRPNKDRWRFVVFVCMTPARWARKKDLQLKREAYKKLLMTSHWPSQGITFFEERPLHIEEGHRIKKLPGVARSHEAKLLAGVEEYDFEDGRPNGPDWEPQWREQ, encoded by the exons ATGGGTGACGATGCGGTCAACTCTACTGCAGTCCAgttcaacag GGACGCCATACTGAAAGAGCTCAACGACAAGGGTTACTGCGTCATTCCGGACGTTTTGACGTCAGATGAATGTGACGTGTACATTGGGAAGTACCGCGATTGGCTGGCGACCTTTGGCGAAGACGAAGCTCCTTTTCAACGACATTCTATCATCCAGTCTTATCGCGTTGGTCATCTTGAGCCCACGTGGGAGGTGCGCCTGAAAGCAAAGAGTGTCTTCCAG ACCATCTGGCAGACGGACAAGCTGTTGTCCAGTGTTGACGCCGTTGCCATCGCCGAGCCTCCAGAAAAGGAGTCGCAGGCGTTCGACACTCCGAACACAAACTGGTTTCACTTGGACCAGAGCGCCATACGAGTGGGTCTCCATGGCTACCAGGGGGCTGTGTACCTGGAGGAAACCTCTGAGACTGACTACTGCTTCAG AGTTCTCGTGGGATCTCATAAGCAGTACGACAGTTTCTATGACCGAGATGAGGCAGTGGCCAGAAAAAGCATTAAACTTGATTACTACAAACTTAATAACAACGATGTGGCGTGGTACCAACAGCATGATTGCTACCCCAGTAAAGTACCCGTCCCTAAGGGCGGCATGGTCGTCTGGGATTCAAGACTTGTACATGACAACTGCAG GCCAGAAGAGGGCCGCCCCAACAAGGACAGGTGGCGCTTCGTCGTCTTCGTGTGCATGACGCCGGCCCGATGGGCGAGGAAGAAGGACCTGCAACTGAAGCGCGAGGCCTACAAGAAGctactgatgacgtcacattggCCAAGCCAGGGCATCACTTTTTTCGAAGAGCGCCCCCTGCACATTGAGGAAGGGCACCGCATTAAAAAACTACCCGGGGTGGCGAGGTCACACGAGGCCAAGCTACTCGCCGGTGTTGAGGAGTATGATTTTGAGGATGGGAGGCCAAACGGGCCTGACTGGGAACCCCAGTGGCGTGAGCAGTGA